Proteins from one Streptosporangium becharense genomic window:
- a CDS encoding LacI family DNA-binding transcriptional regulator, giving the protein MSNSMQEAGRTVTIRDVAAAAGVSIGTASKALNGVGRMRQETRARVMAAARQLGFRPNPLAQGLLGGRTYTVGLITCDSFGRFSIPVMLGAEDALGDGQISVLMCDTRDDPIRERHHVERLLDRRVEGVIVTGRRTEPRPSIGRDLPVPVVYAMTQSLDPSDLSLIPDDEGGGVLAAQHLLATGRTRIGHITGPHGFQAARKRAAGLGTVLSDAGLRVSGEVLYGEWSEEWGRQGADILLRTDPGVDAIFCGSDQIARGVAETLRERGRRVPDDVALVGFDNWEPMALGSRPPLTTVDMNLNEIGRLAARHLLDIIAGRPGEAGVRTVPARLVVRASTRHGT; this is encoded by the coding sequence TTGTCCAACTCGATGCAGGAAGCCGGGCGGACCGTCACGATCCGCGATGTCGCCGCCGCCGCGGGCGTCTCCATCGGCACCGCGTCCAAGGCGCTGAACGGCGTCGGCAGGATGCGCCAGGAGACCCGGGCCAGGGTGATGGCCGCGGCCCGGCAACTGGGTTTCCGCCCCAACCCGCTCGCCCAGGGGCTGCTCGGCGGACGCACCTACACGGTCGGGCTGATCACCTGCGACAGCTTCGGCCGCTTCAGCATCCCGGTGATGCTCGGCGCCGAGGACGCGCTGGGCGACGGCCAGATCTCGGTGCTGATGTGCGACACACGCGACGACCCCATCAGGGAGCGGCACCACGTCGAACGCCTGCTGGACCGCCGGGTCGAAGGCGTCATCGTCACCGGAAGGCGCACCGAGCCACGCCCGAGCATCGGCCGTGACCTGCCCGTTCCCGTCGTCTACGCGATGACCCAGTCCCTCGACCCGTCCGACCTGTCACTCATCCCCGACGACGAGGGCGGCGGCGTCCTGGCCGCCCAGCACCTGCTGGCCACCGGCCGCACGCGCATCGGCCACATCACCGGGCCGCACGGCTTCCAGGCCGCCCGCAAACGGGCCGCCGGGCTGGGCACCGTGCTCTCGGACGCCGGCCTGCGGGTGTCCGGCGAGGTTCTGTACGGCGAGTGGAGCGAGGAGTGGGGCCGTCAGGGCGCCGACATCCTGCTGCGCACCGATCCCGGCGTCGACGCGATCTTCTGCGGCAGCGACCAGATCGCCCGCGGCGTCGCCGAGACGCTGCGCGAGCGCGGGCGCCGCGTCCCCGACGACGTGGCGCTGGTCGGCTTCGACAACTGGGAGCCGATGGCGCTCGGCAGCCGGCCCCCGCTGACCACCGTCGACATGAACCTCAACGAGATCGGCCGGCTCGCGGCCCGCCACCTGCTCGACATCATCGCCGGGCGGCCCGGCGAGGCGGGCGTGCGCACCGTGCCCGCGCGCCTGGTCGTCCGCGCGTCCACCCGGCACGGCACCTGA
- a CDS encoding glycoside hydrolase family 127 protein, with protein MADFADRVRGPLVPSTGVQRPLGVNDVEIEGGPLGRWQRINREASITLGLERMEQSGVLPNLRLAAGEGTGPFQGYRFQDSDLYKQLEAVAWEHCRLPDERYPAFVAESAGLLARAQRPDGYLNSHYQVVKPDKIFAELEYSHEMYCAGHLFQAAVAAARADCGGQELLAVARRFADHLVEVFLTGGDDGIDGHAEVETALVELYRLTGERSYLELAAKLIDNRGKGLIADSGMGPLYAQDHLPVREADTAVGHAVRQLYLEAGIVDVYLETGDESLLECSVRRWEDMVATKTSITGGHGSRHDGEAFGERYELPPDRAYNESCAAIASIHWNWRLLLATGHGRYADLIERTLYNAFAASTSADGTRFFYVNPLQRRADLIEDAYLGRRREWFACACCPPNIMRLVSSLGHYVATVDDEGLSVHQYAPGRIRAGEITLAVETDYPWDGRVLFTVESAPDTEWTLRLRVPAWSTRTAPPAGPDGYTAVRRVWRPGDTFALDLDMSPRLVHPHRRIDALRGCAAVERGPLVYCFEQADQQAALEDLALVPGTELRVVERDDLPGVGRTVLIEADGLLLPSSPPDGLPYSGAPTDLPTGTGVTVTAVPYHQWDNRDGGVMRVWTPLA; from the coding sequence ATGGCTGACTTCGCCGACCGCGTCCGGGGCCCGCTGGTCCCCTCGACGGGTGTCCAGCGGCCGCTCGGCGTCAACGACGTCGAGATCGAGGGCGGCCCGCTCGGGCGCTGGCAGAGGATCAACCGCGAGGCCAGCATCACGCTCGGCCTGGAGCGGATGGAGCAGTCGGGAGTGCTGCCCAACCTCAGGCTGGCCGCGGGGGAGGGGACCGGGCCGTTCCAGGGCTACCGCTTCCAGGACTCGGACCTGTACAAGCAGCTGGAGGCCGTCGCCTGGGAGCACTGCAGACTCCCCGACGAGCGCTACCCCGCCTTCGTCGCCGAGTCGGCCGGGCTGCTGGCCCGGGCCCAGCGACCGGACGGCTATCTGAACTCCCACTACCAGGTCGTCAAGCCCGACAAGATCTTCGCCGAGCTGGAGTACAGCCACGAGATGTACTGCGCCGGGCACCTGTTCCAGGCGGCCGTGGCCGCCGCCCGCGCGGATTGCGGCGGCCAGGAGCTCCTGGCCGTCGCGCGGCGCTTCGCCGACCACCTGGTCGAGGTGTTCCTGACCGGCGGGGACGACGGCATCGACGGCCACGCGGAGGTCGAGACGGCCCTGGTGGAGCTGTACCGGCTCACCGGGGAGCGGTCCTATCTGGAGCTGGCCGCCAAACTGATCGACAACCGCGGCAAGGGCCTGATCGCCGACAGCGGCATGGGCCCGCTCTACGCCCAGGACCACCTGCCCGTGCGCGAGGCCGACACCGCGGTCGGGCACGCCGTGCGCCAGTTGTACCTGGAGGCGGGCATCGTCGACGTCTACCTGGAGACGGGCGACGAGTCGCTGCTGGAGTGCTCGGTGCGCCGCTGGGAGGACATGGTCGCCACCAAGACCTCCATCACCGGCGGCCACGGCTCGCGGCACGACGGTGAGGCGTTCGGCGAGCGGTACGAGCTGCCACCGGACCGCGCGTACAACGAGAGCTGCGCCGCCATCGCGAGCATCCACTGGAACTGGCGGCTGCTGCTGGCCACCGGGCACGGCCGGTACGCCGACCTGATCGAACGCACCCTCTACAACGCCTTCGCCGCCTCGACCTCCGCCGACGGGACCCGGTTCTTCTACGTCAACCCGCTGCAGCGCCGGGCCGACCTCATCGAGGACGCCTACCTGGGCAGGCGCCGGGAGTGGTTCGCGTGCGCCTGCTGCCCGCCGAACATCATGCGGCTGGTCTCCTCGCTCGGCCACTACGTCGCCACCGTCGACGACGAAGGGCTGTCCGTCCACCAGTACGCACCCGGGCGGATCCGCGCCGGGGAGATCACCCTGGCCGTCGAGACCGACTACCCGTGGGACGGCCGGGTCCTGTTCACCGTGGAGAGCGCGCCGGACACCGAATGGACGCTCAGGCTGCGCGTGCCCGCGTGGAGCACGCGGACCGCGCCGCCCGCGGGCCCGGACGGGTACACCGCCGTCCGGCGGGTCTGGCGGCCGGGCGACACCTTCGCCCTCGACCTGGACATGTCACCCCGGCTGGTCCACCCGCACCGCAGGATCGACGCGCTGCGGGGATGCGCGGCCGTCGAGCGGGGCCCGCTCGTCTACTGCTTCGAGCAGGCGGACCAGCAGGCCGCCCTGGAGGACCTGGCGCTCGTCCCGGGCACGGAACTGCGCGTCGTGGAACGCGACGACCTGCCCGGCGTCGGCAGGACCGTGCTGATCGAGGCGGACGGCCTGCTCCTGCCCTCCTCGCCCCCGGACGGCCTGCCGTACTCGGGCGCCCCCACCGACCTCCCGACCGGCACCGGCGTGACCGTCACGGCCGTCCCCTACCACCAGTGGGACAACCGCGACGGCGGCGTCATGCGGGTCTGGACACCCCTCGCGTAA
- a CDS encoding ABC transporter substrate-binding protein has protein sequence MRRRDLLRAGGLAALGAAAAACGAGGGAGPAGGTQLQFMYWGSTFEQKAVAKMLQAFEKQKPGVRVRPLFTPDEYDVKLNALVAGNRTPDVGYVPMSMSFRLAEQGKLVNLHPYLGRYPQLAGYLPDAYLWYGPDKLHGVATANESMLLWYGKTAVAEAGITAPPADAASAWTWDQLVQNAYKLTVDQNGRHPDESGFDAKQIRQFGVSISFTYAAAWYGLLRGNGGDFADEAGRKCLLDSPEAIEVFQNLQDLVYKHRVAPGPGQLAATGDEVPGTSVLLKTKRVAMVVDGHWALLDMNESKADYGIGVLPKYDKPYTTTQVAGASSIFTTTKHVEEAVELFAFHIDPRYVDLFKQGLWMPQERKYYEDQAAIDSWAGNAAHPPEFRTAVIDYTRDHGVPDVRNRLRNMSQISSDVLTPALQEIESGKRPAAEVLKEAAPKITGMLQGWQHTQGL, from the coding sequence ATGAGAAGACGAGACCTGCTCAGGGCGGGCGGGCTGGCCGCCCTCGGCGCCGCCGCGGCGGCGTGCGGCGCGGGCGGCGGAGCGGGCCCGGCCGGCGGAACCCAGCTGCAGTTCATGTACTGGGGCTCGACGTTCGAGCAGAAGGCCGTCGCGAAGATGCTCCAGGCGTTCGAGAAGCAGAAGCCCGGCGTGCGGGTCAGGCCGCTCTTCACCCCGGACGAGTACGACGTGAAGCTCAACGCCCTCGTGGCGGGCAACCGGACGCCCGACGTCGGATACGTGCCGATGTCCATGTCGTTCCGCCTGGCCGAGCAGGGCAAGCTGGTCAACCTCCACCCCTACCTCGGCAGATATCCCCAACTGGCCGGCTACCTTCCCGACGCCTACCTCTGGTACGGGCCGGACAAGCTGCACGGCGTGGCCACCGCCAACGAGAGCATGCTGCTCTGGTACGGCAAGACGGCCGTCGCGGAGGCGGGGATCACAGCGCCGCCCGCCGACGCGGCGAGCGCGTGGACCTGGGACCAGCTCGTCCAGAACGCCTACAAGCTGACCGTCGACCAGAACGGCAGGCATCCCGACGAGTCCGGTTTCGACGCCAAGCAGATCCGGCAGTTCGGCGTCTCGATCAGCTTCACCTACGCCGCGGCCTGGTACGGGCTCCTGCGCGGCAACGGCGGCGACTTCGCCGACGAGGCGGGCAGGAAGTGCCTGCTCGACAGCCCCGAGGCGATCGAGGTGTTCCAGAACCTGCAGGACCTGGTGTACAAGCACCGGGTCGCGCCGGGGCCCGGCCAGCTGGCGGCCACCGGTGACGAGGTGCCCGGCACGAGCGTCCTGCTGAAGACCAAACGGGTGGCGATGGTGGTCGACGGGCACTGGGCCCTGCTCGACATGAACGAGAGCAAGGCCGACTACGGCATCGGCGTACTGCCCAAGTACGACAAGCCGTACACGACCACCCAGGTCGCCGGGGCCTCGTCGATCTTCACGACCACGAAGCACGTGGAGGAGGCGGTCGAACTGTTCGCCTTCCACATCGACCCGCGCTACGTCGACCTGTTCAAGCAGGGCCTGTGGATGCCGCAGGAGCGCAAGTACTACGAGGACCAGGCCGCCATCGACTCCTGGGCAGGCAACGCCGCCCATCCGCCCGAGTTCCGGACCGCGGTCATCGACTACACCCGCGACCACGGCGTGCCGGACGTGCGCAACCGGCTGCGGAACATGTCGCAGATCTCCAGCGACGTGCTCACCCCCGCGCTGCAGGAGATCGAGAGCGGCAAGCGTCCCGCCGCCGAGGTGCTCAAGGAGGCCGCCCCGAAGATCACCGGCATGCTGCAGGGCTGGCAGCACACCCAGGGGCTGTGA
- a CDS encoding carbohydrate ABC transporter permease, which translates to MAVTSGQRRLERRWGILMAVPAILGFVIFTAGPMAASAVFSLTDWQIGGSPSFVGLDNYTALAGDGLFWTSLSATTYYTLGAVPLTMIVSFAVAMLLNQKVRGLAIWRTIFYLPTLVPAIANVVLWIWIFNPDFGLLNSLLRQAGLPGGQWVYDEATAIPSLIVMSTWGFGNTMVIFLAGLQGVPRHLYEAVSIDGGGPWRRFWHVTLPMMTPTIFYNLVVGVVGTSQVFNQAYVMTEGGPNNSTLFYVYYLFRKAFHESEMGYASALAWVLFMIIMVVTFLMFRNARRWVYYEMAGAR; encoded by the coding sequence ATGGCCGTCACCTCCGGCCAACGGCGTCTGGAGCGGCGCTGGGGCATCCTCATGGCCGTGCCCGCGATCCTCGGGTTCGTGATCTTCACTGCCGGGCCGATGGCCGCCTCCGCGGTGTTCAGCCTGACCGACTGGCAGATCGGCGGCAGCCCGTCGTTCGTCGGCCTGGACAACTACACCGCGCTCGCCGGCGACGGGCTGTTCTGGACGTCGCTGAGCGCCACCACGTACTACACCCTGGGCGCCGTGCCGCTCACGATGATCGTCTCCTTCGCGGTGGCCATGCTGCTCAACCAGAAGGTGCGCGGCCTGGCGATCTGGCGGACGATCTTCTATCTGCCGACGCTCGTGCCGGCGATCGCCAACGTGGTCCTGTGGATCTGGATCTTCAACCCCGACTTCGGGCTGCTCAACTCCCTGCTGCGCCAGGCCGGGCTGCCCGGCGGGCAGTGGGTCTACGACGAGGCGACGGCGATCCCCTCACTGATCGTGATGAGCACCTGGGGCTTCGGCAACACCATGGTGATCTTCCTGGCCGGGTTGCAGGGCGTGCCCAGGCACCTGTACGAGGCGGTGTCGATCGACGGCGGCGGCCCCTGGCGGCGCTTCTGGCACGTGACGCTGCCGATGATGACGCCGACGATCTTCTACAACCTCGTGGTCGGCGTGGTGGGCACCTCCCAGGTCTTCAACCAGGCGTACGTGATGACCGAGGGCGGCCCGAACAACTCCACGCTCTTCTACGTCTACTACCTGTTCCGCAAGGCGTTCCACGAGAGCGAGATGGGGTACGCGAGCGCACTGGCCTGGGTGCTCTTCATGATCATCATGGTGGTGACGTTCCTGATGTTCCGCAACGCCCGCCGCTGGGTCTACTACGAGATGGCGGGTGCCCGATGA
- a CDS encoding carbohydrate ABC transporter permease, protein MTALAAPPDRPRTGDTGDTAPAAGPRRPGRYRKALVYLALTAGALPTLLPFVWLVRSAFMQDSQMFVAPPQWIPDPVQWSNFSEALTAQPFWLYFVNTVVIAVISVLGTVLTCSVAAFSFSRLRWRGRDVLFAVLLSGVMLPYAVTLIPTFAMWQGLGALDSIIPLTVPSWFAGAGGGVFNVFLLRQFFLTIPFELDEAAYIDGASPWRVYWTIVMPLSKPAIVVVTIFTFIGTWNDFLGPLLYLNDENKYTLSLGLASFQSVFITQWGYLMAASAAVIAPIIALFFFLQRYFIEGVTLTGIKN, encoded by the coding sequence ATGACCGCGCTCGCGGCCCCCCCGGACAGGCCGCGCACCGGGGACACCGGGGACACCGCCCCCGCAGCCGGCCCGCGCCGGCCGGGGAGGTACCGCAAGGCGCTGGTCTACCTGGCGCTGACGGCCGGGGCCCTGCCGACCCTGCTGCCCTTCGTGTGGCTGGTGCGCAGCGCGTTCATGCAGGACTCCCAGATGTTCGTCGCGCCGCCGCAGTGGATCCCCGACCCCGTCCAGTGGTCCAACTTCTCCGAGGCGCTCACCGCCCAGCCCTTCTGGCTCTACTTCGTCAACACGGTCGTCATCGCCGTCATCAGCGTGCTCGGCACCGTGCTCACCTGCTCCGTCGCCGCCTTCAGCTTCTCCCGGCTGCGCTGGCGCGGCCGGGACGTCCTGTTCGCGGTCCTGCTGAGCGGAGTGATGCTGCCCTACGCCGTGACGCTCATCCCGACCTTCGCCATGTGGCAGGGACTCGGCGCGCTGGACAGCATCATCCCGCTCACCGTGCCGAGCTGGTTCGCCGGAGCGGGTGGCGGGGTGTTCAACGTCTTCCTGCTGCGGCAGTTCTTCCTGACGATCCCCTTCGAGCTGGACGAGGCCGCCTACATCGACGGCGCCTCACCCTGGCGGGTCTACTGGACGATCGTCATGCCGCTGTCCAAGCCCGCGATCGTCGTGGTGACCATCTTCACCTTCATCGGCACCTGGAACGACTTCCTCGGGCCGCTGCTGTACCTCAACGACGAGAACAAGTACACGCTCTCGCTCGGCCTGGCGTCCTTCCAGAGCGTCTTCATCACCCAGTGGGGCTACCTGATGGCCGCGTCCGCCGCCGTCATCGCCCCGATCATCGCGCTGTTCTTCTTCCTGCAGCGCTACTTCATCGAAGGGGTCACCCTCACCGGCATCAAGAACTGA
- a CDS encoding Ig domain-containing protein, whose protein sequence is MRKTTVAVALTGLALTLGVPLPGVAAASAAPALDVFDIFQRNVNNYGVQLVDWQGYLANPHIELTVRAPKIAGISYPLKVDLKAEGTSRLMFNLPSELTATGATKSFTLTGPADREIVRLAIHSTQGAGQDEQHTWTMQTTDAKGATKRQSMPIRVQQDEKTKLEPSVPIEFDYRYDTITRYFADPGTRRAAETAVRNWFAFFDLQPFDTVPTGDEVSHLPGDDWQNEVRTSNAKPYNGFYVFFRGIQTPYSTGYPAGNGRKHTRNGQPTPYHRSYSMILEYDEALMKLFTSPADDDWYKSDLSRFVDVQGLVMHEFGHAVAYHSWWEGMAKYMESKGRDDQEVIDYQGYPVPIDASGHIPGDEPYWDRLSGQSGGWHHVFPTRRWELTKLALLVAENAGWKLNRSLTPFLAPSIETASLRNATPGAAYSEQLRARGGVPFYDWQVTGGALPAGLTLDRFTGRITGTTTATGSHSFTVQLRDYDKRGTPLTKQFTITVG, encoded by the coding sequence ATGAGAAAGACGACCGTCGCCGTCGCGCTGACCGGGCTGGCACTCACCCTCGGAGTGCCCTTACCCGGTGTGGCCGCCGCGAGCGCCGCCCCCGCGCTGGACGTGTTCGACATCTTCCAGCGCAACGTCAACAACTACGGGGTGCAGCTCGTGGACTGGCAGGGCTACCTCGCCAACCCCCACATCGAGCTGACCGTCCGCGCGCCGAAGATCGCTGGCATCTCCTACCCGCTGAAGGTCGACCTCAAGGCCGAAGGCACCTCCCGGCTGATGTTCAACCTGCCCAGCGAGCTGACCGCGACCGGCGCCACCAAGAGCTTCACCCTCACCGGTCCCGCCGATCGGGAGATCGTCCGGCTGGCCATCCACTCCACCCAGGGGGCCGGCCAGGACGAACAGCACACGTGGACCATGCAGACGACCGATGCCAAGGGCGCCACCAAGCGGCAGAGCATGCCGATCCGGGTCCAGCAGGACGAGAAGACCAAACTCGAACCGTCCGTACCCATCGAGTTCGACTACCGCTACGACACCATCACCCGCTACTTCGCAGACCCCGGCACCCGCAGGGCCGCCGAGACGGCCGTACGCAACTGGTTCGCCTTCTTCGACCTCCAGCCCTTCGACACCGTGCCCACCGGCGACGAGGTCAGCCACCTGCCCGGCGACGACTGGCAGAACGAGGTACGCACCAGCAACGCCAAGCCCTACAACGGCTTCTACGTGTTCTTCCGCGGCATCCAGACGCCCTACTCCACCGGGTACCCGGCAGGCAACGGCAGGAAGCACACCCGCAACGGGCAGCCCACGCCGTACCACCGCTCGTACTCCATGATCCTGGAGTACGACGAGGCGCTGATGAAACTGTTCACCTCCCCGGCGGACGACGACTGGTACAAGAGCGACCTCAGCCGGTTCGTCGACGTCCAGGGGCTCGTGATGCACGAGTTCGGTCACGCCGTCGCCTACCACAGCTGGTGGGAGGGGATGGCGAAGTACATGGAGAGCAAGGGCCGGGACGACCAGGAGGTCATCGACTACCAGGGATACCCCGTCCCGATCGACGCCAGCGGTCACATCCCCGGCGACGAACCGTACTGGGACCGGCTCAGCGGGCAGAGCGGCGGCTGGCACCACGTCTTCCCGACCAGGCGGTGGGAACTGACCAAGCTCGCCCTCCTGGTGGCCGAGAACGCGGGCTGGAAGCTCAACCGCTCGCTCACCCCGTTCCTCGCCCCCTCGATCGAGACCGCCTCCCTCAGGAACGCGACACCCGGGGCGGCGTACTCCGAACAGCTCAGGGCCAGGGGCGGCGTACCGTTCTACGACTGGCAGGTCACCGGCGGTGCCCTCCCCGCAGGACTCACCCTCGACCGGTTCACCGGCCGTATCACAGGCACCACCACGGCGACCGGGTCGCACTCCTTCACCGTGCAGCTCAGGGACTACGACAAGCGGGGCACCCCGCTGACCAAGCAGTTCACCATCACCGTCGGCTGA
- a CDS encoding chromosome partitioning protein ParA, with amino-acid sequence MTEQRNQAAKGPRGGGAKAAETAKTPEAADGADSARTSGAPGGSGRARTPKTPKTPKAPKTSEAPGDGGSAASHGTQASLVAVEVRSGTPAENVVGDRVLIAVQPVNISRLSTHPVPTVPGTLIVVAGAGPKDSNGAGKSSFIAMITALLGDEQWRFASGAKSVSELLFNAELAAGGGGRTWASADHGYIVGVFAAPDSVDDAVTVWLRVNQEAPHLEIRWTPGVRLAAAPSEAERVARADEVWASLPRSAGRRDVVARDLTRFLYGDRVRCVSFLSTSVRSKVATNLLSQPLNEISPERVFEAIAALTGLDAELDQEREARRDEHAKRVRATRAMELLREFEVESRALLSTFDRRDRARVRLAEATRCWRGRLARRLSDAAQRDEALAAELERAGAAAERAAAAVAETRAEIATLKDDTLDRGLTGARRELTALQARAAKLDADRAVAENSADELRGRIPGLEEQRRLADGRDVATAGAELDEARVRLNEALKALGVADREVDGARAALDDAEGGPAAAQLDALATAGVGATGLLDAIDVAEQARDDEAVPGRGGRAATALGTRGWPHEHAVIVDAADLEAASRVLAGLPGSVLVSAAGITVVGSFEAAVTGREARIKAAEQRLHRARDAQEDAAAAVRAAEDAVAEAGRRLEGARAAVQLADVERRLAGRRSALAELAAALTEIAPQVEEAERRASTLDFRARTRNMEIERLEGRRARHEADRDQATAQAAKISADREALGLDALAGEWGGTAEGAREWLAALDEQERPLTAEEWWRAAERRLDEALRDTFPGDDGEMPEELRFLIGERSAPGAGRTAREQATFPGVCSALASYLRGQEEYERHQRRQIETQITTRQRDLTAAAKGAEEAAQSTAVHRAALTAAIKARLTRVAEEFDRLDTSYGGYGATLEFPVPAAPADPEQRWAWRVTPKWRRGEGQGFVPYNRRANTALMDEKAVKLVCAAAIASSGGGHLCLVLDELGRNLGKEHRREAVALFRRIGETYGITVIGALQDDMEPYAVDACGQYVKLRRSSDAMPYNEPPVVVGHDRHADRVRALAAAVSR; translated from the coding sequence TTGACCGAGCAGCGGAACCAGGCCGCGAAGGGCCCACGCGGAGGCGGGGCGAAGGCCGCGGAGACCGCGAAGACCCCCGAGGCGGCCGATGGCGCGGACAGCGCGCGGACCTCCGGGGCACCTGGGGGCTCGGGGAGAGCACGAACCCCCAAGACCCCCAAGACCCCCAAGGCCCCCAAGACCTCCGAGGCACCTGGAGACGGCGGGAGCGCGGCGTCGCACGGCACGCAGGCCAGCCTGGTGGCCGTGGAGGTACGCTCCGGCACGCCCGCGGAGAACGTGGTGGGCGACCGCGTGCTGATCGCCGTGCAGCCGGTCAACATCTCCCGCCTGTCGACGCACCCGGTGCCGACCGTACCGGGCACGCTCATCGTGGTCGCGGGCGCCGGGCCGAAGGACTCCAACGGCGCGGGCAAGTCGTCGTTCATCGCGATGATCACCGCACTGCTCGGTGACGAGCAGTGGCGCTTCGCCTCCGGCGCCAAATCGGTGTCGGAGCTGCTGTTCAACGCCGAGCTCGCCGCGGGCGGCGGGGGCCGGACGTGGGCCAGCGCCGACCACGGCTACATCGTCGGTGTCTTCGCGGCCCCCGATTCGGTGGACGACGCGGTGACCGTGTGGCTGCGGGTCAACCAGGAGGCCCCGCACCTGGAGATCCGGTGGACGCCGGGGGTGCGCCTGGCCGCGGCCCCCTCGGAGGCGGAGCGGGTGGCGCGCGCCGACGAGGTGTGGGCGTCGCTGCCGCGCTCGGCGGGCCGCCGCGACGTGGTGGCCCGGGACCTGACCAGGTTCCTGTACGGCGACCGGGTCAGGTGCGTGTCGTTCCTGTCGACCTCGGTACGGAGCAAGGTCGCCACCAACCTGCTCTCCCAGCCGCTCAACGAGATCTCCCCCGAGCGCGTCTTCGAGGCGATCGCCGCGCTGACCGGCCTGGACGCCGAGCTGGACCAGGAGCGGGAGGCCCGCCGCGACGAGCACGCCAAGCGGGTGCGGGCGACGCGGGCGATGGAGCTGCTGCGGGAGTTCGAGGTCGAGTCCCGCGCGCTCCTTTCCACCTTCGACCGGCGCGACCGGGCCCGGGTGCGGCTGGCGGAGGCGACCCGCTGCTGGCGGGGGCGGCTGGCCCGCAGGCTCAGCGACGCCGCGCAGCGCGACGAGGCGCTGGCCGCGGAGCTGGAGCGGGCCGGCGCGGCGGCCGAGCGCGCCGCGGCGGCCGTCGCCGAGACCAGGGCGGAGATCGCCACCCTCAAGGACGACACTCTCGACCGCGGCCTGACCGGGGCCCGCCGCGAGCTCACCGCCCTGCAGGCCCGCGCCGCCAAGCTCGACGCCGACCGGGCGGTGGCCGAGAACTCCGCCGACGAGCTGCGCGGCCGGATCCCCGGCCTGGAGGAGCAGCGCCGGCTGGCCGACGGGCGTGACGTGGCCACGGCGGGTGCCGAGCTGGACGAGGCCAGGGTCCGGCTGAACGAGGCGCTGAAGGCGCTCGGCGTGGCCGACCGGGAGGTCGACGGGGCACGGGCGGCGCTGGACGACGCCGAGGGCGGCCCGGCGGCGGCCCAGCTCGACGCGCTGGCCACGGCGGGGGTCGGGGCGACCGGCCTGCTGGACGCGATCGACGTGGCCGAGCAGGCCCGCGACGACGAGGCCGTGCCCGGCCGGGGCGGGCGGGCGGCGACCGCCCTCGGAACCCGGGGGTGGCCGCACGAGCACGCGGTGATCGTCGACGCCGCCGACCTGGAGGCGGCCTCGCGAGTGCTGGCCGGACTGCCCGGGTCGGTGCTGGTCAGCGCCGCGGGCATCACCGTCGTAGGGTCGTTCGAGGCCGCCGTCACCGGGCGGGAGGCCCGCATCAAGGCCGCGGAGCAGCGGCTGCACCGGGCCCGTGACGCGCAGGAGGACGCCGCGGCGGCGGTACGGGCCGCGGAGGACGCCGTGGCCGAGGCCGGGCGGCGCCTGGAGGGGGCCAGGGCCGCCGTGCAACTCGCCGACGTCGAGCGGCGGCTGGCCGGACGCCGGAGCGCGCTCGCCGAGCTGGCCGCGGCGCTGACGGAGATCGCCCCGCAGGTGGAGGAGGCCGAGCGCCGGGCGAGCACCCTGGACTTCCGGGCCCGCACCAGGAACATGGAGATCGAGCGTCTGGAAGGCCGCCGGGCCCGGCACGAGGCCGACCGCGACCAGGCCACGGCGCAGGCGGCGAAGATCTCCGCCGACCGTGAGGCGCTCGGGCTGGACGCGCTGGCCGGCGAGTGGGGCGGCACCGCCGAGGGGGCCCGGGAGTGGCTGGCCGCCCTGGACGAGCAGGAACGCCCGCTGACGGCCGAGGAGTGGTGGCGGGCCGCCGAGCGCCGCCTGGACGAGGCGCTGCGCGACACCTTCCCGGGTGACGACGGGGAGATGCCCGAGGAACTGCGCTTCCTGATCGGGGAGCGGTCCGCGCCGGGTGCCGGGCGGACCGCCCGTGAGCAGGCGACGTTCCCCGGCGTGTGTTCGGCGCTCGCGTCCTACCTGCGCGGTCAGGAGGAGTACGAGCGGCACCAGCGCCGCCAGATCGAGACCCAGATCACCACCCGGCAGCGTGACCTGACGGCCGCGGCCAAGGGGGCCGAGGAGGCCGCCCAGTCGACCGCCGTGCACCGGGCCGCGCTGACCGCCGCGATCAAGGCGCGGCTGACCCGGGTCGCCGAGGAGTTCGACCGGCTCGACACCTCCTACGGCGGCTACGGGGCGACGCTGGAGTTCCCGGTCCCGGCCGCGCCGGCCGACCCCGAGCAGCGGTGGGCCTGGCGGGTGACGCCGAAGTGGCGGCGGGGCGAGGGCCAGGGGTTCGTGCCGTACAACCGGCGGGCCAACACCGCCCTGATGGACGAGAAGGCGGTGAAACTGGTCTGCGCGGCGGCGATCGCCTCCTCCGGCGGCGGGCACCTGTGCCTGGTCCTCGACGAGCTGGGACGCAACCTCGGCAAGGAGCACCGCAGGGAGGCCGTCGCCCTGTTCCGGCGGATCGGCGAGACGTACGGGATCACGGTGATCGGCGCGCTCCAGGACGACATGGAGCCCTACGCGGTCGACGCCTGCGGGCAGTACGTCAAGCTGCGCCGCTCCTCCGACGCCATGCCGTACAACGAGCCGCCGGTGGTCGTCGGGCACGACCGCCACGCCGACCGGGTCCGTGCCCTCGCCGCCGCGGTGAGCCGCTGA